The Labilibaculum sp. sequence AATTTCTAACTTTGTAGATTAGCTTAAAATTAATAATTCAAATTCATTATAAAAAATGACCCGAAATCGATTGCAATTCACTGATTGTGAAATTGTTTGTTCGAGATTGAAAAAATATTTTTACTTTAGCCGAGCTAGCCAAGCAAATTGATTGAAATATATTAAATTGACAATTATGAAAAGAGTATTAGTTGCAACCGGTGGTGGTGATTGCCCGGGGTTGAATGCTGTGATTCGCGCCGTTGTGAAACGTGCAGCACAGGAAAAAGATTGGGAAGTAGTAGGAAGTATTCAGTCTTTCGATGGAATATTGAAAGAACCAACTGAGATAAAAATATTAGATGATGCTGCCGTAAAAGGAATCCACTACCAAGGTGGTACAATAATTGGAACTACCACAAAGGGGGGTCCATTTGCTTGGCCTGTAAAAAATAAAGATGGTTCTTGGGGGTCTGCCGATCGTTCAGACGAAATGATTCGTAAACTGCAATATTTAGGAATAGATGCAGTAATAAGTATTGGTGGTGATGGTTCTCAAAAAATTTCACAAGCTCTTTACGAAAAAGGATTGAACATTATTGGGGTTCCTAAAACCATCGATAACGACCTTTCGGCAACCGATTTTACTTTCGGTTACCAAACCGCAGTGCAGATTTGTACGGAAGCTGTTGATAAGTTAAAAACTACTGCTGCATCTCATAACCGTGTTTTTATTTTGGAAGCTATGGGTCGTGATGCGGGATGGATTGCTTTAAGTGCTGCTATTGCCGGTGGAGCAGAAGCTTGTTTAATTCCTGAGCTTCCTTACGATATCAAAAAAGTAAAGGAAAAATTAGATACTCGTTTCTTAAAGGGAAAAGGTTTTGGTATTATCGTTGTTGCTGAAGGAGCTATGCCTAAAGGCGGTTCTGCTTTGGCTGCTGAAAGTACTGAAATTGGAAACCCAAATTTGAAACTAAGTGGTGCTGCTGATCGTTTGTTGGTTGAATTGAAAGCTGCTGGCATTGAAGCGGATATTCGTACTACCGTATTGGGTCACTTGCAGCGTGGTGGTATTCCTTTGGCTTACGATCGTGTTTTGGCAACTCAATTTGGTGTTAAGGCATTCGAGATGGTGTTAGAGGGAAAATTTGGACAAATGGTGGCATATCGTCATCCTGAGGTTGTTGGAGTTCCTCTTCCAGAAGCTATTGGAAAACAAAACCTTGTTGATCCAAAATCAAATTTGATTAAAACAGCAAAAGGTGTTGGTATCTGTTTTGGAGACTAATTCTGACAGTAAGATATTTAGCCGGAGTCCTTTGTGGATTCCGGTTTTTTTATGCTTTAAGAGTTTTAATTACTCAGAAAAACCGATGTTTCCACTTTGGTTTTGGAATCATACATTGGTTTTTTTTACCAAACCAATTGTATCGGTTTCTTGAAATTAGATTGTATACCCAATCGGTAATTATTCTTGGTACGAACTTAAAGAAGTACAATGCTCTCCAAGGATAAATTAAGTGTTTCGTTAGTTCTAAAACGGCGGAGCTTTTTGTGTAAATTTGCTTGTTTTCGATGAAGATTATGGTGCTAAGTTCTTCATTGGTAAGTTTGTATTGAACCAGTAAATCTCTGGCAAAGTCAGACTGAAGTGATGCAAAATGAAGATTTTCTTTTCTGTTACAGGCAAGTAAAAATCGAACGGAAGTAGTACATAAATTGCAAACCCCATCGAAAAGTACGATAGGGTCTGAATAATTTTGATCTGATTTGATATGTTGCATATAACTATTCCTAAAACAGTTTGCAAGACAAATTGTTCATCCCTTAATAGATAAAATTAAAAATAAATCCGACACAAAGAATTCCTGCAGCAACTATTCCTACAAATGCCAATATCAAAGGCATTTTTAATACCTTTTTAAGGATAATAATTTCGGGTAAGGACAAACCAATTACCGACATCATAAAGGCGAGTGCGGTTCCCAGCGAAGCTCCTTTTTCGATTAAAACGCTCACAATAGGAATGATACCTGCCGCATTTGAATACATAGGAATGCCGATAAGAATGGACAAAGGGACTGAGTACCATGCTGATTTTCCCATTAGTGCAGCCATGTAATCTTCAGGAACGTAACCATGCGCCGCCGCGCCAATTGCAACACCAATAACTATGTAGAGCCAAATTTTACCGACAATTTCTTTAACTGTATCCAAACCAACCTTAATACGATGCGAAAAGTTCATTTTGGTTTCATCTGTACTTGTTTGTCCTGTTTTTACTTCAAAAACCCAGGCTTGTATATATTTTTCAAGCTTTAAAACTCCTATTAGATAGCCGGCAAAAACCGCGATCAATAAACCTGTTAGTGTGTAGATAATTGCAGTTTTCCATCCAAATAAACCAACCAGCATAATAAGTGCGATTTCATTTACCATCGGAGCTGCAATCAGGAAACTAAAAGTAACACCTAAAGGTACGCCTGCCTCCACAAATCCTAAAAATAAAGGAATTGCAGAACAAGAGCAGAAAGGAGTCAGGACACCAAGCAATGCTGCCAGAATATTTCCCATGAAAGTGGATTTTCCAGCCAAAGCGTTTCTGGTTTTTTCAGGTGAGAAATAGCTGCGGATAATACCTACACCAAAAATGATTAGTACCAATAACAGCAGAACCTTAGGAACTTCGAAAATAAAGAAGCGCAAGGTTTCTGAAAGGTGCGTGCCTTTTTGCATCTGAAAAACGGTATCGATTAAAAAATCGGATATATTTTGCAGATTGGCATACAATAAATACCATACGGGAAGTAAAAGAAAAGCCAGAAGAAGTTGCTTTCTATTTGTGATTTGTATTGATTTAATCATAGTGATTGATAGCCTTTAAGCAATAAAAAAGATATAGGTGAAATAAAGACCGG is a genomic window containing:
- a CDS encoding ATP-dependent 6-phosphofructokinase, which produces MKRVLVATGGGDCPGLNAVIRAVVKRAAQEKDWEVVGSIQSFDGILKEPTEIKILDDAAVKGIHYQGGTIIGTTTKGGPFAWPVKNKDGSWGSADRSDEMIRKLQYLGIDAVISIGGDGSQKISQALYEKGLNIIGVPKTIDNDLSATDFTFGYQTAVQICTEAVDKLKTTAASHNRVFILEAMGRDAGWIALSAAIAGGAEACLIPELPYDIKKVKEKLDTRFLKGKGFGIIVVAEGAMPKGGSALAAESTEIGNPNLKLSGAADRLLVELKAAGIEADIRTTVLGHLQRGGIPLAYDRVLATQFGVKAFEMVLEGKFGQMVAYRHPEVVGVPLPEAIGKQNLVDPKSNLIKTAKGVGICFGD
- a CDS encoding thiol-disulfide oxidoreductase DCC family protein, translated to MQHIKSDQNYSDPIVLFDGVCNLCTTSVRFLLACNRKENLHFASLQSDFARDLLVQYKLTNEELSTIIFIENKQIYTKSSAVLELTKHLIYPWRALYFFKFVPRIITDWVYNLISRNRYNWFGKKNQCMIPKPKWKHRFF
- a CDS encoding permease is translated as MIKSIQITNRKQLLLAFLLLPVWYLLYANLQNISDFLIDTVFQMQKGTHLSETLRFFIFEVPKVLLLLVLIIFGVGIIRSYFSPEKTRNALAGKSTFMGNILAALLGVLTPFCSCSAIPLFLGFVEAGVPLGVTFSFLIAAPMVNEIALIMLVGLFGWKTAIIYTLTGLLIAVFAGYLIGVLKLEKYIQAWVFEVKTGQTSTDETKMNFSHRIKVGLDTVKEIVGKIWLYIVIGVAIGAAAHGYVPEDYMAALMGKSAWYSVPLSILIGIPMYSNAAGIIPIVSVLIEKGASLGTALAFMMSVIGLSLPEIIILKKVLKMPLILAFVGIVAAGILCVGFIFNFIY